The sequence TGACCGGCCTGCCGCCGACGCCGCAGGAAGTGGACGCGTTCCTTGCGGACAAAAGTCCGGACGCCTACGACCGGCTTGTCAACCGGTTGCTCGACTCACCGCGCTACGGCGAACACGAGGCGCGTTACTGGCTCGACGCGGCGCGCTACGCGGACTCGCACGGCTACCACATCGATTCCGAGCGAAGCATGTGGAAATATCGCGACTGGGTCATTGATGCCTTCAACGAGAACATGCCGTTCGACGAGTTCACAATCGAGCAACTCGCCGGCGACCTGTTGCCGTCTCCGACGACCAGTCAAAAGATTGCTTCGGGTTATGTCCGTTGCAACATGAGCACCGGCGAGGGCGGCGCCATCGAAGACGAGTACCGGGCCAAATACACTTTTGATCGCGTGGAAACGACCAGCACCATCTGGCTGGGACTCACCATGACCTGCGCCCGGTGCCACACCCACAAATACGACCCAATCCTGCATCGGGAATATTACGGGCTTTACGCGTTGTTCAATAATCTGGACGAACCGGTGCTTGACGGAAACAAGCCCAATCACGACCCGTTCATCCGGTTGCCCACGAAAGAACAGACGGAGCGCCAGGAATGGTTGAAGAAGCACATTGAGGAAGGACAGGCAAAAATTGATTCGCCCGTGCCGGAACTGGACGAAGCGCAGGCAAAGTGGGCCGCTCATTGGCATGAAAAGTTGAGCGCGGGTTGGGCTCTGCTCGCGCCGGCGGGCGTGCAATCCACGAACGGCACCGAATTCAAAACGTTGGACGACCAGTCGGTGCTCGTCGAGGGACCGAATCCCGATCAGGACATTCATGAGGTGAGACTCAAGCCGGCCGAAGGGAACATCGCCGCAATCCGGCTCGAAGTCCTGCCACACGAGTCTCTACCGGAACAGGGCAGTGCACGCGCCGCCGACGGGCGGTTTGAACTGTCGGAGTTCGAGGCGGAAATGATCAACCCCGACGCGGAAGGCAAAGCGGGTGAGCCGAAGAAGCTCAAATTCTCACGGGCTGCTGCCGATTCATGGGATGGAGACAAGGACATCGGCAGGGCGATTGACGGCAATGCCGAATCGGCCTGGACGATTCCGACCAACTCAATCACCCGGAAACACACCGCCTTGTTCGTTCTCGGCGAACCGGCAAAGGTGAAAACCAACTCTGAATTGCGCGTTCGTTTGAAGTATGAAGCCTCAAAGTCAAAGCGCGCCATCGGACATTTCCGTCTGGCGGTGGCGCAAAATGAGGAACTGGCGCGGTTTCTCATTCCGCCGAAGCAGGCACCCTGGCACGTGATCGGCCCGTTCAAATCCGAAAACCCCCGGACGGGCCTCGCCGCCGAGTACGAACCGGAGAAGGAGATTGACCTGAACAGGTCTTATCCGGGCGTTCGCGAGGACATCCGATGGAGCGAGAAGTCCGAGTTTGAAGACGGCAAATCGCACGTGCTGGTGGATGAACTACACGGCGTGCATGGCGTTTATTATCTCTATCGCGAGCTGAAGATTCCGAACGACCGCAAAGTGGACATGACGCTGGCGGCGGACGACCTTTTCAAAGTGTGGGTCAACGGTTCGCTCGCGCTCGAGCAGGCCGTCAAACGAAACCCGGAGGAAGGTCCGGCCAGGTTTTCCGTTGACTTGAAGTGGGGCGAAAACAGGATCCTCGTCAAGGTGGCAAATGATCAGGGCGCGTGCCGCTTCCGGTTCAAGGCAGACCTTGACGACGTTGACAACCCGCCTGCGGGCCTTGCCGCGATTCTGACCGCGACAGCGGAGCCCACTGGCAAGGACAAAAAAGAGGTGCAAAACTTTTATCGCCGCGTGGCGTCGCCGGAATTCAAGGCGCGATTCGACCAGGTCGCGCAATGGAGGGAGGAAAACGACGTCATCGAGAAGGAGATTCCTACGACGATGGTCGCGAAGGAAGCGGACAAGCCGCGCGACACGTTTGTGCTTTTGCGCGGTGAATACGACAAGAAGGGCGAAAAGGTCGAACCGGGTGTTCCCGCCGTGCTCCCTCCGTGGCCGAAGGACGCGCCGAAGAACCGTCTCGGGCTGGCGAAGTGGCTGGTGGATCCATCACACCCGCTCACCGCGCGAGTGGTTGCGAATCGTTTCTGGCAGCAATACTTCGGCGTCGGCATCGTGAAGACGGTCGAGGACTTCGGCGTGCAGGGCGAACGTCCGTCCCACCCCGAACTGCTCGACTGGCTGGCGACCGAATTCACCGGCTCCGGATGGGACGTGAAACATTTGCAGAGGCTTATCGTCACTTCGGCCACCTACCGGCAATCGTCCCGTGCGACTCCCGAACTGCTTGCGAAAGACCCTGAGAACCGAC is a genomic window of Candidatus Angelobacter sp. containing:
- a CDS encoding DUF1549 and DUF1553 domain-containing protein, which produces TGLPPTPQEVDAFLADKSPDAYDRLVNRLLDSPRYGEHEARYWLDAARYADSHGYHIDSERSMWKYRDWVIDAFNENMPFDEFTIEQLAGDLLPSPTTSQKIASGYVRCNMSTGEGGAIEDEYRAKYTFDRVETTSTIWLGLTMTCARCHTHKYDPILHREYYGLYALFNNLDEPVLDGNKPNHDPFIRLPTKEQTERQEWLKKHIEEGQAKIDSPVPELDEAQAKWAAHWHEKLSAGWALLAPAGVQSTNGTEFKTLDDQSVLVEGPNPDQDIHEVRLKPAEGNIAAIRLEVLPHESLPEQGSARAADGRFELSEFEAEMINPDAEGKAGEPKKLKFSRAAADSWDGDKDIGRAIDGNAESAWTIPTNSITRKHTALFVLGEPAKVKTNSELRVRLKYEASKSKRAIGHFRLAVAQNEELARFLIPPKQAPWHVIGPFKSENPRTGLAAEYEPEKEIDLNRSYPGVREDIRWSEKSEFEDGKSHVLVDELHGVHGVYYLYRELKIPNDRKVDMTLAADDLFKVWVNGSLALEQAVKRNPEEGPARFSVDLKWGENRILVKVANDQGACRFRFKADLDDVDNPPAGLAAILTATAEPTGKDKKEVQNFYRRVASPEFKARFDQVAQWREENDVIEKEIPTTMVAKEADKPRDTFVLLRGEYDKKGEKVEPGVPAVLPPWPKDAPKNRLGLAKWLVDPSHPLTARVVANRFWQQYFGVGIVKTVEDFGVQGERPSHPELLDWLATEFTGSGWDVKHLQRLIVTSATYRQSSRATPELLAKDPENRLLARGPRFRLDAEELRDTALFVSGLLVEREGGHSVKPWQPGGLWEAVSYNNAQKYVPDTGEGQYRRSLYIYWKRQSPPPNMLIFDAPTREYCVVRRPRTNTPLQALTLLNDPQIVEASRAFAQRIMTEAANDPKKRIIYAFRLATARPPDPGEIKVLLEVYNQQLDEYRKDRGAAEKLLGVGEFKAKADLDKSELAAWATIASLILNLDETVTKG